One genomic window of Polaromonas sp. SP1 includes the following:
- the gspM gene encoding type II secretion system protein GspM, with the protein MKAALVLGRLRARWCALHARQQTLIASAAIVVIIGFLWWLLIAPPLRTLSQADAQRRILDAQLQKMQGLQAQAQALISQPKINRDDAWRALEASVEEYLGPSAQIKIVGDRATVSLRNTPAEALSQWLTHARVNARAFPTDVRLTRNLSVADAPAKWDGVLVLALPAQ; encoded by the coding sequence ATGAAAGCAGCTCTCGTCCTCGGCCGCTTACGGGCCCGCTGGTGCGCACTTCATGCGCGGCAGCAAACTTTGATAGCTAGTGCTGCAATTGTGGTGATCATAGGATTCCTATGGTGGCTGCTGATAGCACCGCCCTTGCGCACGCTAAGCCAGGCGGATGCTCAGCGGCGCATCCTAGACGCTCAACTGCAAAAAATGCAAGGCCTGCAGGCGCAAGCCCAGGCGCTGATCTCGCAACCCAAAATAAACCGCGATGACGCCTGGCGCGCACTCGAGGCCTCGGTGGAGGAGTATTTGGGCCCTAGCGCACAGATCAAGATAGTCGGTGACCGCGCTACCGTCTCGCTGCGCAATACACCGGCCGAGGCGCTGTCGCAGTGGCTGACGCACGCACGTGTCAATGCACGCGCTTTTCCGACAGATGTGCGCTTGACACGTAACCTAAGCGTCGCTGATGCCCCTGCTAAGTGGGACGGCGTGCTGGTGCTGGCTCTGCCGGCGCAGTGA
- the gspD gene encoding type II secretion system secretin GspD, whose protein sequence is MPIKAVAPSGNMFLPKLQFATVSIAFHALFAWSPGISNAQNLPTGPSRQALAAGATRAGAPVTLNFVNAEVDAVARTMAVITGRNVVVDPRVKGTITLVTTTPVTPTQALRQFSIQLRTQGLALVESSGLYLVVPEADAKLQSGAVSAGAVPAASGQIITQIFRLNHETANNLVPVLRPLISPNNTINVNPGNNSLIVTDYADNLQRIGTIIAALDVANATGVEIIRLQYAIATDLAPLVTRLIESGSSAAGGSGQADTAFKTTLVAEPRSNSLILRAANPARLALVRTLVEKLDQGAFNGAASANGSGGKESATGNIYVVYLKNADATKLATTLRAALAANSASGATASGLSSSSSTLATTANAGSSGGNTAATGSLSVSQPSTGGQIQADPATNSLIITAPEPQYRQLRAVIDKLDARRAQVFVESLIAEVNADKAAEFGIQFQGALGKKGDNNIGLLGTNFSIGGTNIITLAKQAASGGAVPSPGGNFGIATKQGNGVYVLGFLARFLESSGEGNVLSTPNLLTLDNEEARIVVGRNVPFITGQYINNNTSMGSVNPFQTIERKDVGLTLRVKPQVSEDGSVKLQVFQEVSSVDPATVNSPNGPTTNKRSIESNVVVEDGAIVVLGGLLTDEYSGGQEKVPGLGDVPLFGNLFKGESRSRRKSNLMVFLRPVVVRDATATDNLSMDRYEFMRGAQKDNQPIPNVMVPVNGSAVLPPRPPYAPGAAPAIPPSLPLITSAPAN, encoded by the coding sequence ATGCCGATCAAGGCCGTTGCGCCTAGTGGCAACATGTTTCTGCCAAAGCTTCAGTTTGCTACTGTTTCGATAGCTTTCCATGCCCTATTTGCTTGGTCTCCAGGTATATCTAATGCTCAAAATCTTCCGACCGGCCCTTCCCGCCAGGCATTAGCGGCCGGCGCTACGCGCGCGGGCGCTCCGGTGACGCTGAACTTCGTGAACGCCGAGGTTGACGCTGTCGCCCGTACCATGGCCGTTATCACCGGGCGCAATGTGGTGGTAGACCCGCGCGTCAAGGGCACGATTACGCTGGTGACCACCACGCCGGTAACGCCCACTCAGGCCTTGCGCCAGTTCTCCATCCAACTGCGTACCCAGGGCCTCGCCCTTGTTGAATCATCGGGCCTGTACCTGGTGGTTCCTGAAGCTGATGCTAAGCTGCAAAGTGGCGCGGTGTCTGCGGGTGCTGTTCCGGCAGCTAGCGGCCAGATCATCACGCAGATTTTCCGCCTCAACCATGAGACCGCCAACAACCTAGTGCCAGTGTTGCGGCCGCTCATCAGTCCGAACAACACAATCAACGTCAACCCGGGCAACAACTCGCTCATCGTGACCGACTACGCCGACAACCTGCAGCGTATTGGCACCATCATTGCTGCTCTGGATGTAGCCAATGCCACGGGCGTTGAAATTATTCGCCTGCAATACGCCATAGCGACTGACCTGGCGCCGCTGGTCACGCGGCTGATTGAATCGGGCAGTAGCGCGGCAGGAGGCTCAGGCCAGGCTGACACGGCATTCAAAACCACGCTGGTGGCTGAGCCGCGCAGCAATTCGCTGATTTTGCGCGCAGCCAATCCGGCGCGGCTGGCGCTGGTTCGCACACTCGTTGAAAAGTTAGACCAAGGCGCTTTCAATGGCGCAGCTTCTGCCAATGGCTCGGGTGGAAAGGAATCCGCCACCGGCAACATTTACGTGGTTTATCTGAAAAACGCTGATGCGACCAAGCTGGCAACTACACTGCGTGCCGCGCTTGCTGCTAACTCGGCCAGCGGCGCTACGGCTAGCGGATTGAGCAGTAGCTCTTCAACGCTTGCCACTACAGCCAATGCTGGCTCGTCGGGTGGCAATACCGCAGCTACCGGCAGCTTAAGCGTATCTCAGCCGTCTACCGGCGGGCAGATACAGGCTGACCCGGCCACCAACTCATTGATCATTACAGCACCCGAGCCGCAGTATCGGCAATTGCGCGCTGTAATTGACAAGCTCGACGCCAGGCGCGCGCAGGTGTTTGTGGAAAGCTTGATTGCCGAGGTCAATGCTGACAAGGCAGCCGAGTTCGGCATACAGTTCCAAGGCGCTCTGGGGAAAAAAGGTGACAACAATATCGGCTTGCTAGGTACCAACTTCAGCATTGGCGGCACTAACATCATTACGCTTGCAAAACAGGCCGCCAGCGGCGGCGCAGTGCCTTCACCGGGTGGAAACTTCGGCATTGCCACCAAGCAGGGGAACGGGGTCTACGTGCTGGGTTTTCTGGCACGTTTCCTGGAGTCAAGCGGTGAAGGCAATGTCTTGTCCACCCCAAATCTGCTGACACTCGACAACGAGGAAGCTCGCATCGTAGTGGGCCGAAATGTCCCCTTTATCACCGGCCAGTACATTAACAACAACACCAGCATGGGCTCTGTCAATCCGTTCCAGACCATTGAGCGCAAGGATGTGGGTTTGACACTGCGCGTGAAGCCGCAGGTCAGTGAAGACGGCAGCGTGAAACTTCAGGTCTTCCAGGAGGTCAGTAGCGTTGACCCGGCAACCGTCAATTCCCCCAATGGCCCCACAACAAATAAGCGCTCAATCGAGTCCAATGTAGTGGTTGAGGACGGTGCCATTGTGGTGCTGGGTGGGCTGTTGACCGATGAGTATTCGGGCGGGCAGGAAAAAGTGCCTGGTTTGGGCGATGTTCCGCTATTTGGCAACCTGTTCAAGGGCGAGTCGCGCTCGCGCAGAAAATCTAACCTTATGGTCTTTTTGCGACCTGTGGTGGTACGCGATGCAACCGCAACCGATAACCTGTCCATGGACCGTTACGAATTTATGCGCGGCGCCCAGAAAGACAACCAACCTATACCTAATGTGATGGTTCCAGTTAACGGTTCAGCAGTGCTGCCGCCGCGCCCGCCCTATGCGCCAGGAGCCGCACCGGCCATACCTCCATCCCTTCCTTTGATCACCTCTGCGCCAGCAAATTAA